One bacterium genomic window carries:
- a CDS encoding sugar-transfer associated ATP-grasp domain-containing protein, giving the protein MAFDARAESTTRTPTLQTPRNGDLPSKARKLPYLPGRGLRWLARFLEVARCYMKEIRACIGHFPLEVVLFGLRRGFAADRVLLYGRDAVQSGRYLSDLQRQFSRFINPKPVRELLEDKLLFESLAKQFVRVPRNYLYCDNKRLVVLTDEWPEIALSDNSSQQKRFVMKRSRGGGGVGISFVDVKPESVLVDDTPMTLDRFYEVFKERDDRILCEFIQQSDFCALIYPHTTNSIRVICMRDRDGEPFIARAVLRLGTTQSKGVDNFGRGGLSVDIDLETGKLGTAVQHNAKSPRAPLVYENHPDTGAPLRGQSLPRWGEARDRSLLLMRQLPFINYVGWDIILTEQDPVFLEGNNYTGVRLAQAHSGLLDEPRICDFYRRFGII; this is encoded by the coding sequence ATGGCTTTCGATGCGCGCGCCGAGAGTACGACGAGGACACCCACTCTTCAGACGCCGAGAAACGGAGATTTGCCCTCTAAGGCCCGCAAACTTCCCTATCTCCCCGGGCGAGGGCTGAGATGGTTAGCCCGTTTTTTGGAAGTTGCCCGCTGCTACATGAAAGAGATCAGGGCTTGCATTGGGCACTTTCCGTTGGAGGTCGTACTATTCGGACTTCGGAGAGGCTTTGCGGCTGATCGGGTCCTCCTCTACGGACGCGACGCTGTCCAGTCAGGCCGCTATCTGAGCGACCTGCAACGACAATTCAGCCGATTCATCAACCCCAAACCAGTTCGAGAACTTCTCGAAGACAAATTGCTGTTCGAGTCGCTAGCAAAGCAATTTGTCCGTGTTCCCAGAAACTATCTCTATTGTGACAACAAGCGTCTTGTCGTCTTGACCGATGAATGGCCAGAGATAGCGCTGAGTGACAATAGCTCTCAGCAAAAGCGATTTGTCATGAAGCGATCAAGAGGAGGCGGAGGGGTCGGCATAAGCTTCGTAGACGTCAAACCAGAATCTGTCTTAGTCGACGATACGCCGATGACTTTAGACAGATTCTATGAAGTATTCAAAGAACGTGACGATCGTATTCTTTGTGAATTCATACAGCAATCGGACTTCTGCGCTCTCATCTATCCCCACACGACAAACTCCATACGAGTTATTTGCATGCGCGACCGTGATGGGGAACCCTTTATTGCAAGAGCAGTTCTTCGTCTTGGCACCACACAGAGCAAAGGAGTGGACAACTTTGGCCGCGGAGGCCTGTCTGTCGATATAGACCTTGAGACGGGCAAGCTCGGCACGGCAGTTCAGCACAATGCGAAAAGCCCGAGAGCCCCGCTCGTGTACGAAAACCACCCCGACACTGGCGCCCCATTGCGTGGTCAGTCGCTTCCTCGTTGGGGCGAGGCCCGCGACCGATCGCTGCTTCTCATGCGGCAGCTACCCTTCATAAATTACGTAGGTTGGGACATTATCCTGACGGAGCAGGATCCTGTGTTCCTGGAGGGCAACAACTACACCGGCGTACGACTGGCGCAGGCACATTCGGGCCTCCTCGATGAACCGCGGATTTGCGACTTCTATCGAAGGTTCGGGATCATTTAG
- a CDS encoding zinc ribbon domain-containing protein: MLQCFVSLLDAQLEHKELQTRVADAGYRWLVHCRECGSRYASIGRDYLACSAARGSGTCSNRQSIRRGSLEALIVSGLCQRLMAPELVEEFVRAFHKECNRQRRDEDQLHDAKKRELKEVVRKLNGLIDAIADGLRAPGLQQRLTELEARRAQLEEGMAAAAAPPVRLHPNLALLYRKKVERLQEALNQPEIGDEAIEVLRSLLERVVITPVEEGFDIEIIGEIAQMIEVGMGDGEKKGPILNERMGRSVKVVAGARNQRCLHLDHAIL, from the coding sequence AAAGAGCTTCAAACCAGAGTTGCGGACGCAGGTTATCGATGGCTTGTGCATTGCAGAGAGTGCGGCAGCCGATACGCCTCGATCGGCCGCGATTATCTCGCTTGCTCGGCCGCCCGCGGCAGCGGCACCTGTTCGAACCGGCAGAGCATCCGGCGCGGGTCTCTTGAAGCATTGATCGTTAGTGGCCTATGCCAACGCTTGATGGCCCCAGAGCTCGTAGAGGAGTTCGTCCGAGCCTTTCACAAAGAGTGTAATCGGCAGCGCCGCGACGAGGACCAACTCCATGATGCAAAGAAGCGGGAACTTAAGGAGGTGGTACGAAAGCTCAACGGACTTATTGACGCTATCGCAGACGGACTGCGCGCTCCGGGCCTGCAGCAGCGTTTGACCGAGTTAGAGGCACGGCGGGCACAACTCGAGGAAGGCATGGCTGCAGCGGCAGCGCCTCCCGTCCGGCTCCATCCGAATTTGGCCCTTCTCTATCGAAAAAAGGTTGAGCGACTGCAGGAGGCTCTCAACCAGCCAGAAATCGGAGATGAGGCGATTGAGGTGCTGCGGAGCCTTCTCGAGCGCGTCGTCATCACTCCTGTGGAGGAAGGTTTTGACATAGAGATCATCGGCGAGATTGCCCAGATGATCGAGGTCGGCATGGGAGACGGAGAGAAGAAAGGTCCCATCCTCAACGAGAGGATGGGCCGTTCGGTAAAAGTGGTTGCGGGGGCCCGCAACCAGCGTTGTTTGCACCTTGACCACGCGATTCTCTAA
- a CDS encoding acylphosphatase codes for MQPLKPCDDSVAATSIRLSTIRAMTFRPPELTAGEPQANFAIHVQSVDSRFSHVIAEALITHDKGLRFPAQIWPVAEELCRHLGKTQIPAGSVHSVLSDALIEICETFEQDEQDELIRSLRDVSTDRSWTRLLSPFRWALGKRMRRRLSNDEALHKLLGVFAAALTRLEGTVETDSDDVTTTTDVEDFYERWIGEVDRSVCFPEPPLPCLEGKPANVYGDAAFVRNHPKDATKGHLVEREALAYGLAVLRLPNGSFIATDRAGTRLNFKWSRSPASSGVSLALCNHKEATRARLARCGLPVASGRIFSSDDGDRIAAHAERIGYPVVCKPAAGVRGIGVITNIRNRAELDRALQLYGKSPLGSDDLLLETHVPGDDYRIVVVGDKVVSAVCRRTASIVGTGDHNVADLILHKNRLRAHNPHLRLRLIQFDDAARYQLDSVDLTLASVPEKGQWVYLANSNNISRGGDSIEVLDDLHPSIERVAVRAAQAIPGLGFCGLDLILQDHTKPIDEQQAAIIELNAHGAIGTGQYPMWGPPRNVARELLRHCANKVGAELSPTPAANLRVRMRVRGRVTRVGYRRWLRKRASAFGIACDAVNEDQWTVVATLEGATAPVAALANAAVRGPRRAIPFWVAVEHLENTDPSDNPIETTA; via the coding sequence ATGCAGCCACTCAAGCCATGCGATGATTCGGTAGCAGCGACCTCAATTAGATTGAGCACGATTCGCGCCATGACCTTCAGGCCACCGGAACTGACGGCCGGGGAACCGCAAGCAAATTTTGCAATCCACGTGCAGAGTGTCGACAGTAGGTTCTCTCACGTCATTGCAGAAGCTTTGATCACTCACGACAAGGGCTTGAGATTTCCGGCGCAGATATGGCCCGTCGCTGAAGAGCTGTGCCGACATCTCGGCAAGACCCAAATCCCCGCTGGCTCTGTGCATTCCGTTCTCAGTGATGCATTGATCGAGATCTGTGAAACCTTTGAGCAAGATGAACAGGATGAACTCATTCGCAGCCTGCGCGACGTGAGCACAGATAGGTCTTGGACTCGCCTTCTTAGCCCCTTTCGTTGGGCTTTGGGCAAGCGTATGCGTCGACGCTTGTCAAACGACGAGGCCTTGCACAAACTTCTTGGCGTTTTCGCCGCGGCGCTGACCAGGCTTGAGGGCACGGTCGAAACAGACAGCGATGATGTGACCACGACGACGGATGTTGAGGACTTTTATGAACGATGGATTGGTGAGGTCGACCGCAGCGTCTGCTTTCCAGAGCCTCCACTACCTTGCCTTGAAGGGAAGCCCGCAAACGTCTACGGCGATGCTGCATTCGTTAGGAACCATCCGAAAGATGCCACCAAGGGCCACCTTGTCGAGCGCGAAGCGCTTGCGTATGGCCTTGCAGTATTGAGGTTGCCAAACGGGTCCTTCATAGCGACCGACCGCGCGGGAACGCGCTTGAACTTTAAGTGGAGCCGCTCTCCCGCATCGAGCGGGGTCTCACTTGCTTTATGCAACCACAAAGAAGCCACTCGTGCTCGGCTTGCACGGTGCGGCTTACCTGTCGCATCTGGCCGTATCTTTTCCAGTGACGACGGCGATCGCATTGCGGCTCACGCGGAGCGCATCGGCTACCCAGTCGTGTGCAAACCTGCAGCTGGAGTCCGTGGCATTGGAGTCATCACGAACATTCGCAATAGGGCTGAGCTTGATCGGGCACTACAACTCTACGGAAAGAGCCCACTCGGATCCGATGACTTACTCCTTGAGACGCATGTTCCAGGTGACGACTATCGGATTGTCGTCGTAGGCGACAAGGTGGTCTCCGCAGTTTGCCGAAGAACCGCTTCAATTGTCGGCACCGGCGATCACAACGTTGCGGATCTCATTCTTCACAAGAACAGACTACGCGCGCACAACCCTCACCTGCGTTTACGCCTCATCCAATTCGACGACGCGGCGCGATATCAATTGGACAGTGTTGATTTGACGCTGGCATCTGTGCCGGAGAAGGGACAGTGGGTCTATCTCGCAAATTCAAACAACATCTCCCGCGGAGGAGACAGTATCGAAGTGCTCGATGATCTACATCCGTCCATAGAACGAGTTGCGGTTCGAGCTGCGCAGGCGATTCCCGGTCTTGGTTTTTGCGGCTTGGATCTCATTCTGCAAGATCACACCAAGCCCATCGATGAACAGCAGGCCGCAATCATAGAACTAAACGCCCATGGCGCCATCGGCACCGGTCAGTATCCAATGTGGGGCCCGCCCCGTAACGTGGCGCGAGAACTTCTACGTCACTGCGCTAACAAAGTTGGGGCTGAGCTAAGCCCGACACCGGCTGCAAACCTTCGTGTTAGGATGAGAGTACGCGGAAGGGTCACCAGAGTTGGCTATAGACGGTGGCTCCGCAAAAGAGCCAGTGCGTTCGGTATAGCCTGCGACGCCGTCAACGAGGATCAATGGACGGTGGTCGCAACGCTGGAAGGGGCTACTGCGCCCGTTGCAGCCTTGGCAAACGCGGCGGTACGCGGACCTCGAAGGGCGATTCCGTTCTGGGTAGCTGTCGAGCACCTTGAAAACACCGACCCATCAGACAATCCGATCGAGACGACTGCCTAA
- a CDS encoding ATP-grasp fold amidoligase family protein: MADALESYVKRAYRQIVGARCYELIEFRRHLGYWPNLEHPRTFNEKVCARKFRPFPEAGILADKLAVREFVTKRAGHQFLTHLFYSGTSLEAVDYDALPDRFVLKGNHSSGQAGYLLVRDKAALPREAFVAAGRRILRRRFGPEVNEWWYAKIVPQLLVEEMLLEDDGSLPTDLKFYVFGGVVHYVQIISGRDGTAKSRFYDRFWRPQPFTRRGFDGPVDMPRPGTLDDMVTLAEILGDGLEFVRVDLYSIGPRILFGEMTLAPGAGWIAFDPPEYDLILGERWPVRVLPVSERCA, from the coding sequence GTGGCAGACGCCCTTGAATCGTACGTAAAGCGGGCCTATCGGCAAATCGTGGGTGCTCGGTGCTACGAACTCATCGAGTTTCGCCGCCATCTTGGCTATTGGCCCAACCTAGAGCATCCGCGGACCTTCAACGAAAAGGTTTGCGCAAGAAAGTTCCGCCCGTTTCCTGAGGCAGGCATCCTGGCAGACAAGCTCGCGGTTCGAGAGTTTGTTACCAAGAGAGCGGGACACCAGTTTTTGACGCACCTTTTCTACAGCGGAACATCCCTTGAGGCAGTGGACTACGACGCGCTGCCGGACCGTTTCGTATTGAAGGGCAACCATAGTAGCGGCCAAGCCGGATATCTCCTGGTGCGAGATAAGGCAGCCTTGCCAAGAGAGGCCTTTGTCGCTGCAGGGCGGCGCATACTGCGGCGAAGATTTGGGCCGGAGGTCAATGAATGGTGGTACGCCAAAATTGTCCCTCAGCTTCTCGTTGAGGAGATGCTGCTGGAGGATGACGGTTCGCTGCCAACGGATCTCAAGTTCTATGTCTTTGGTGGTGTCGTTCATTACGTACAAATCATATCCGGACGTGACGGTACGGCTAAGAGCCGGTTCTATGATCGGTTCTGGCGCCCCCAGCCATTTACGCGTAGAGGGTTCGATGGTCCGGTTGACATGCCGCGCCCGGGCACCCTCGATGATATGGTGACACTCGCCGAAATTCTGGGTGACGGTTTGGAATTTGTTCGAGTGGATTTGTACTCGATTGGACCCCGCATCCTTTTTGGCGAAATGACCTTGGCGCCGGGTGCCGGCTGGATCGCTTTCGACCCACCGGAATACGATCTCATATTGGGAGAGCGCTGGCCGGTTCGGGTCTTGCCAGTTTCAGAGCGCTGTGCTTGA